The following nucleotide sequence is from Pandoraea thiooxydans.
CAGCCCTCTTCGACGGTGACCAGATAATCGTGCTCGTCGGCCAGGCGCCGCACCAGCTCGGCGTCGATGGGTTTGACGAAACGCATGTTCGCCACCGTGGCATCGAGCGCCTCGGCGGCCGCCAGGGCTGGTGCCAGCATGCTGCCGAATGCCATGATCGCCACCCGCCGTCCCTTGGGGGCCGACGAGGTGCGGCGAATTTCGCCCTTGCCGAGCGGCACGGCGGTCATCTCCTGTGCAATGGCCGCGCCAATCCCGGCGCCGCGCGGGTAGCGCACCGCCGCAGGCCCGTCCTGCAGGAAAGCCGTGTACAACATTTGCCGGCACTCGTTTTCATCCGACGGGGTCATCACGACCATGTTCGGGATGCAGCGCAGATAGGCGATATCGTAGGCGCCCGCGTGCGTGGCGCCGTCCGCGCCGACCAGTCCAGCGCGATCAAGCGCAAAAACGACCGGCAGATTCTGCAATGCGATATCGTGGATCAGTTGATCGTATGCGCGCTGCAGGAATGTCGAGTAAATCGCGACGACCGGCTTCATGCCTTCGGTCGCCAAGCCACCGGCAAAAGTGACAGCATGCTGCTCGGCGATGCCGACGTCGAAATAACGGTCCGGAAAACGACGCTCGAACTCCACCATGCCCGAGCCTTCACGCATTGCCGGCGTGATGCCCATCAGACGCCCGTCCTTGGCGGCCATGTCGCACAGCCAGTCGCCAAATACCTGCGTGTAGGTCTTCTTGCCACCGGTCGAAGGCTTGATGCCCTCGGCCGGGTTGAATTTACCCGGTCCGTGATACAACACCGGATCGGCTTCGGCCAGCTTGTAGCCGTACCCCTTGCGCGTGACGACGTGCAGGAATTGCGGGCCTTTCAGGTGTTTGATGTTTTGCAGCGTCGGAATCAGCGAATCCAGGTCGTGCCCGTCGATCGGCCCGATGTAATTGAAGCCGAATTCCTCGAACAAGGTGGCCGGCACCATCAATCCCTTGGCATGCTCCTCGAGTTTGCGCGCCAACTCGAGTACCGGCGGCGCCACGCTCAAGACCCGCTCCACGCCCTTTTTCGCTGCGGCATAGAACTGGCCCGACATCAGCCGCGCCAGATAACGGTTGAGCGCCCCGACCGGCGGCGAAATCGACATATCGTTGTCGTTCAGGATCACGATCAACGGCAAATCGTCGTAGACGCCGGCATTGTTCATGGCCTCGAAGACCATGCCGGCGGTCATCGCGCCGTCACCGATCACCGCAATGCTGAAATTCGACTTGCCCTGGGCCTTGGATCCGAGCGCCATGCCCAGCGCCGCCGAAATCGACGTGCTGGAGTGCGCGGTGCCGAACGTGTCGTAGACCGACTCGCTGCGGCGCGGAAATCCCGAAATGCCGTCGAACTGGCGCAGCGTCTTCATGCCTTCGCGGCGCCCGGTCAGGATTTTGTGAGGATAGCTCTGGTGGCCAACGTCCCAGACGATGCGGTCTTCCGGGGTGTTGAACACATAATGCAAGGCGATGGTCAATTCCACCGTGCCAAGATTTGACGACAAGTGCCCGCCCGTGCGCGACACGCTCTCCAGCACGAAAGCGCGCAACTCCTCGGCCAGGGGCGCGAGTTGGCGGCGCTCGAGCTGGCGCAGCGCTACCGGATCATCAATGGTTTTCAGTAGTTCGTACATCGTCGTTCCATATTGAGCGGGTTGCCAACACCGCGCCGATTCTGTCGGGCATGATCAGTTGATTCGATCGACCACCAGGTCGGCCAGCGAGCGCAGGCGGGCCGCCGCCGAGCCGAATTCGCGTATTGCGGCATGAGCATCGCGCCGCAAATCCTCGGCGAGCACCCTGGCCTCGGCCAGCCCCAGCAGCGACACATAAGTCGGCTTGTCGTTTGCGGCATCCTTGCCCGCGGTCTTGCCCAGCGTGGCCGAGTCGGTGGTTGCGTCGAGAATGTCGTCGACCACCTGAAAAGCCAGGCCAATGGCGCTGGCATAGGC
It contains:
- the dxs gene encoding 1-deoxy-D-xylulose-5-phosphate synthase, with protein sequence MYELLKTIDDPVALRQLERRQLAPLAEELRAFVLESVSRTGGHLSSNLGTVELTIALHYVFNTPEDRIVWDVGHQSYPHKILTGRREGMKTLRQFDGISGFPRRSESVYDTFGTAHSSTSISAALGMALGSKAQGKSNFSIAVIGDGAMTAGMVFEAMNNAGVYDDLPLIVILNDNDMSISPPVGALNRYLARLMSGQFYAAAKKGVERVLSVAPPVLELARKLEEHAKGLMVPATLFEEFGFNYIGPIDGHDLDSLIPTLQNIKHLKGPQFLHVVTRKGYGYKLAEADPVLYHGPGKFNPAEGIKPSTGGKKTYTQVFGDWLCDMAAKDGRLMGITPAMREGSGMVEFERRFPDRYFDVGIAEQHAVTFAGGLATEGMKPVVAIYSTFLQRAYDQLIHDIALQNLPVVFALDRAGLVGADGATHAGAYDIAYLRCIPNMVVMTPSDENECRQMLYTAFLQDGPAAVRYPRGAGIGAAIAQEMTAVPLGKGEIRRTSSAPKGRRVAIMAFGSMLAPALAAAEALDATVANMRFVKPIDAELVRRLADEHDYLVTVEEGCIMGGAGSACAESLLEDGVNRPILQLGLPDKFIDHGDPAQLLAMCGLNAAGITESIVARFKLTGVKPLEKTDGVTKLVA